The following nucleotide sequence is from Candidatus Hydrogenedentota bacterium.
TCCGGCCCCCCCGTTCTTCTCCACGCGGTTTCCACGGATCACCGCGTCCCGGGGGCCCGGGCCGAAGAGGTAAATTCCATGGTGCGGGTTTTCGCTGAACGTGTTTTCTGTGAACTCGCCGAAGCCCCCTTGGAAGACTGTGGCGCCGCCCAAGGAATTCCCGCAGACCACATTGCGCGCAAAATGCCCACGCGCGCTCTCGCCGCGCACGACGATGCCGATCTGAACATTGCCCTCTATGCGGCAGTCCTCCACCCGGACGTCTGAGTCTCCATGGACCGCGATTCCACATCCCGCGCCGTTGCGCATCACACAGTGCTGGATATGGACACGCGCGCCCTCGGCCAGAATCAGGTCGGGGTATTTCGCCCTCCCGTTCTCCGGCTCCTTGTCGTTGTGTTCCAGAATCAGGCGTTGCAGTTCCACCATCGCCCCGGATGTGACTTTGACAATTTCCCCGGCGCGCACCGTGTTGCTCAGCACCACCTCCCCAGACTCCGCGCCGGAAAGGGTGATGTCTTTTCCTATGACGAGCGACTCGTGATACACGCCCGGCTGGATGACCACGGCGCTTCCGGGTGCCGCCGCGTCCACGGCCGCCTGGATGGTGGCGTGGTCTCCGGGCACCGCCAGCGTCGCGGAATCGGCTCCCGCAGCCAACGCGGCGCAGAGCACCGCCGTCGCAATCCCTCTTGAGAACATGCCGCCCTCCTTCGCTCCCGGGTGACCCGCAATTCCCGTGTTCCGGCGCCAGCTGTATGGCCGAACACATGGTCCTTGCAGGGGTCTTCCGCGTCAACATGCCCACGGTATCAGAAATCCGGACAGGGTCACAATAGTCGGGCCTGCTCCTTCACGGTCGGCGCATTCCCAGAGCCGACCAAGAGACCCGTCACCTTTGCAGCAACCTGTGCTGCACCTGCGACGCCGATGTATGGCGGCGCCAAGCTGGAGCTTGGCGATCCCAGGGTGCGCTGGATTGGGCGTCTTGCTCACGCCCTGCGCGTTGAATCCCGTGTTGCCGCTCGCCTAGACTGGGCGCGGGCGGGATGCTTGGGGCGTTCCGCAGGTGGATGAACGGCGGTTTTCTTGGACACAGCCCCCCTCACAGAACTGGCACCCGCCCTGTCCGCGCTGGACGGAGCAGTGCGCGCGGCGGCCCCGGGCCGTCCTTCGCCGGGGCGTCTGGTGCGGGTGGAGGTGCCCGCGCCGCCGGTGTGCCCGCTGGAATGGCTGGCGGCGCAGTCCAGCGTGACGCGCTATTACTGGCGCGACCGCGCGGGGCTGTTCGAGAACGCCGGGCTGGGGGAGGCCGATGTGGCCAGTCCGGCGGACGGCCCGGAGACACCTTCCGAACTCTTCGCCCACCTGCGGCGGCATCTTCCTGAGGGGCCCGGCGAGGGCCGGTATTACGGCGGGTTCCGGTTTCAGCCGGGGAACGGCCGCCCGACGCAGTGGCGGGAATTCCTCGGATACCGCTTTGTGGCCCCCCTGCTGGAACTGCACCGAAAACGGGGCCGGACCACGCTGGCGGCCACGCTGCGGGCGGATGACCGGGGCAGCCTGCGCGGGGCGGCGGACGCCGCGCGCGCGGCGCTGGCGGCGGTGGGTCTCATGGAACCGGAGCGGCCCAGCCCCCCGCGCGTCCTTTCGCGGGAGGACCTGCCGGACCGCGCGCACTGGGAAAAGATGGTGGCGCGCGCGCTGGCGGCGTTTGACCGGGGAAAACTGGAGAAGGTGGTGCTGGCGCGGGAGACGCGGTTCACCACGGACCGGGAACTGGATCCCGTCGCGGTGCTGCGGCGGCTGGTGCGGAGCACGCGGCACTCGTTCTGTTTCTGTTTCCACCCGGCGCGGGACCGCGCGTTTCTGGGCGCGTCGCCGGAACGTCTGCTCCGGCGGTCGGGCAGGCTGCTGGAGAGCGAGGCCGTGGCGGGCACCTGCCCGCGCGACGCGGACCCGGAAGCGGACGCTTCATTGGCGGAAGCCCTGCTGGCGAGCGAGAAGGACCGCCGCGAGCAGGGGCTGGTGACGGCGGCGCTGCGCGCCGTGTTTGACCGCCTGTGCGGCGCGGTGGAGGCCGACCCGGAACCCGGCCTGCTGACGCTGCTGCACTGCCGCCACCTGCGCACCCGGATCTCCGGCATGCTGCGGGAGAACGCGGACGACGGCGCGCTGCTGGAAGCGTTCCACCCCACCCCGGCGGTGGGCGGCACGCCCCGCGACCGCGCGCTGGACTGGATCGCGCGGGAGGAGCCCTTTGACCGGGGGCTGTACGCCGCGCCCGTGGGCTGGGTGGCCCGGGACGGTCTGGAGTTCTGCGTGGCCATCCGGTCAGGACTGGTGCGCGGGGACACGCTAACGGTGTATAACGGCGCGGGCGTGGTGCCCGGGTCCGTTCCCGCGGAGGAATGGGCCGAAATCGAGACGAAAATGCGCAATTTCCTGAGGGTGCTCCGGCATGACGGACAAGAACACGGGGCTTGAGAACCTGCGCCGGGCGGACCGGCTGGTGGCGGAACTGGTCGCCGGGGGCGTGCGGCTCTTCTGCGCGTCGCCGGGGGCGCGGTCCGCGCCCCTGGCGGTGGCGGCGGCGCGGCACCCCGGCGCGGAGCTGGTGGTGCATCCCGACGAGCGCGGCGCGGCCTTCTTCGCCCTCGGCTGGGCGAAGGCGGCGGGCTGCCCCGCCGCGCTGGTGTGCACCTCGGGCACGGCGGCGGCGAACTGCCTGCCCGCCGTGGTGGAGGCAGCCATGGCCCGCGTGCCGCTGGTGGTGCTGACGGCGGACCGGCCGCCGGAACTGCTGCGCCGGGGGGCGAACCAGTCCATCCGCCAGCAGAATCTCTTCGGCGACTATCCCCGGATGTCCGTGACGCTGCCCTGCCCCGACGACCCCTCGCCGGAGGCGCACACGGCGGGCGTCGCCGCCCACGCGCTGCACCTCGCCCGGCGGAGCCCCGCAGGGCCGGCGCACCTGAACTGCATGTTCCGCGAGCCGCTGCTGCCGGAGCCGGAGGACACGCCCCCGTGGACGCCGTCCGGGGAGGCCCCGCAGACGAGGTGGCACCGCGCGGAGGAGACAGTGGACGAGGCGACGGAGGCGTGGCTGCTGGAGCACCTGTCCAATGTGCGGCGAGGCGCGCTGGTGGTGGGCGCGCTGGACTCCCCCGCGGAGACGGCCGCCGCCCTGGTTCTGGCGCGGGCGCTGCAGTGGCCCGTGCTCGCGGATGTCACCAGCGGCCTGCGCCTCGGCGCGCACGGCGCGCCCCTGGTTGCGCACTATGACCAGATGCTGCTGTCGGAACGGTTCCAGGAGGCCTTCGCCCCGGAATGCGTCCTGCACCTCGGCGGCCCCCTCGTGTCCAAGCGCCTGCTGGGCCACCTCGCGCGGGTGCGCCCGGAATACATCACCGTCGCCGGACATCCTGAAAACCAGGACCCCGCCTGCCTCGTGCAGCAGCGGCTGGATGTGGATGCCGCGTCCTTCTGCCGCTGGCTGGCGCCCCCCGCCAAGTTCTTCCCGAAGTCCCCCTGGGCGGAGCCGCTGTGCGCGCTGTCCGCCAGGACCGCCGACGGCATTGCCGAATGGCACGCGGAACAGCGTACCCTCACGGAGTCCGGGACCGCGCTGGAACTGTCCCGCGCGTGTCCGGAGGGGCACCTGCTCTTTCTCGGCAACAGCATGCCCGTGCGAGACATGGACATGTACGGCGCGGCGCGCGACGGCGCGGGGCCGCGCGTGCTGGCCAACCGGGGCGCGAGCGGGATTGACGGGTGCGTGGCGTCTGCCCTGGGCGCGTCGCGCGGCGCGGGACTTCCCACGACGGCGCTGCTGGGCGACCTGGCGGCGCTGCACGACCTGAACTCCCTCCTGCTGGCGCGGGAGACAGCCGCGCCCTTCCGCCTGGTCGTGGTCAACAACGACGGCGGCGGCATCTTCTCCTTCCTGCCCGCGTCGCGGCATGAGGACCACTTTGAGAAGTGCTTCGCCGCGCCGCACGGGCTGCGCTTCGGGTATGCCGCCCGCCTGTTCGGCTGGGACCATGAGGCGCCCGGAACACCGGAGACCCTGCGGGACCTTCTCGCCGCCGCCCCGCCTTCTGCGGGTCCGCAACTGGTGGAGCTGCGCACCGACCGCGCGGAGAATGCCGCCGGACATGGCGCGCTTCAGCGGATGCTGGCGGAGCGCGTGGACGCGTCCCTGGCCGAAATGGGCGGCCTGTGAGCGGCTCCGTTCCCGTGCAGGTCTGCGAATTCGGCCCGAAGGACGGTTTGCCCCTGGTGCTATTGCACGGATTCTTGGGCCACGGCGGCAACTGGGAAGAGGCGGCGGCCCTCCTCGCTCCCCACGGGGTGCGGGTGCTCGCCCCGGACCTCCCCGGCCACGGGGGCACGGAGTTCCCTGACGGCCTCGACTGGGCGGGGGCGGTGCGGCTGCTGGATGCGGCCGTGGCGGGGCGGGTGGCTCCGCCCTGGCACCTTGGCGGGTATTCCCTCGGCGGAAGGCTCGCCCTGCAATGGGCGCTTGATTTCCCGGAGCATGTCCTGTCCCTGACCCTTGAATCCTGCTCGCCCGGCATCGCGGACGCGGACGGGCGCGCCGCGCGCCGCGCGGCGGACGCGGCTCTCGCCGCACGGCTGGAACAGGCGGTCTGGGAGGACGGCGCGTGTGAAGCGTTCCTTCGGGAGTGGTACACCCAGCCGCTTTTCGCGTCCCTGGCGGAGAAACCCGTCCTGTTCGAGCGGGTGATCCTGTCGCGGCTCGCGTCCTGGCCCAACGCGCCGGGGGCGGCGCTGCGCGCCTTTGGACGCGGCATTCAGCCGTCCCTGTGGGACGCCCTTTCGCGAACCGCCAGCCCGGCGCTGCTGATCACGGGCGCCCATGACTCCCGCCACGGCGGCATCCTCCGGGAGATGGCGGCGCGTTTGGCCGGCGCCGCGCTGGAAGTCCTGCCGGACTGCGGCCACGCCGCGCATCTGGAGGCCCCGGCCGCCTTTGCGGAGAAAGTGTCGGGTTTCGTTTGCCGTAGGGGAGCCTGATTTCTTATGCTGGACCGGTTCAACAACCTTTCGGAGGAATCTCATCATGTTCGGGCGCTTACGGTGGACGGCGTGGACCAAGTGGACGTTGTGGACAGCGGCAGTGGCGGGAATGCTCCTCCTGCCGGCCATCGCGGGGGCGGAGTCGGTCTCGTCGCCCGACGGGCGGATCACCGTGGAGGTGGGCGTGGAAAAGCAGCTCACCTGGTCGCTGACCGTGGACGGGAAGCAGGTGGTTTCCCCGTCGCCCCTCGCCCTGAAACTGTACAAGGGAAAGACGCTCGGCGCCAAACCGAAGATGCGGGAGGTGGCCACCGCGTCGGTGGACGAGACGATCACGCCGGTGGTCGCGGAGAAGCGGGCGGTCATCCCGAACAAGTACAACGAGCTGCGCGTCGCGTTCGCGGGGGACTACACCCTCGCGGTGCGCGTGTTTGACGACGGCGCGGCGTGGCGCTTTGAGACCGCCCTGGACGGCGACATCGTTGTGGAGGACGAGACGGCCTCCTTCGTGTTCCCGGGGGACTTCACGATGATGCGCACGAAGACCAAGACCGTGCAGACCTCCTTTGAGGCCCCGTACACGACGCAGAAGCTCTCCGAATGGACGGATGACGAGCTGGCTTTCGCGCCGCTGCTGGTGCGCGTGGACGGCGGGCCCGCGCTGGTCCTCACGGAGTCCGACCTGTACTCCTACCCCGGCATGTTCCTGGCGCGGGACAAGCAGGACGCGACGACCCTGCGCGGGCATTTCGCGCCGTATCCGAAGAAGGAGGTCCCCTTCCGCGACCGCTACATCCGCGTGCGGGAGGCGGAGCCGTTCATCGCGAAGACGGCGGGCACCCGCACCTTCCCGTGGCGCGTGGTGGGCGTGGCGCGCCGCGACGCGGAGCTGATCGAGAACGACATGGTCTACCGCCTGAACCGGCCCTGCGCGCTGGCGGACACCTCGTGGATCAAGCCCGGCAAGGTGGCCTGGGACTGGTGGCACGCGAACCAGATGTGGAACGTGGACTTCACGCCGGGCGTGAACACGGCGACCTACAAGCGGTACATAGACTTTGCGGCGGCGAACGGGCTGGAATATGCCATCCTTGACGAGGGCTGGTCGGACACGCGGGACGTGACCAAGCTCAGCCCCGAGGTGGACCTGCTGGAGCTGATCCGCTACGGCAAGGAAAAGAACGTGGGGCTGGTGCTGTGGTGCGTGTGGTGCACCCTGGACCGCCAGCGCGACGCGTTTCTGTCCCAGCTGGAGGAATGGGGCGTCAAGGGCGTGAAGGTGGACTTCATGGACCGCGACGACCAGATCATCGTGGAGTTCTACGAGCGCATGGCGAAGGCCACGGCGGCCCACCACCTGCTGCTGGACTTCCACGGGGCCTTCAAGCCGACGGGCCTGCGACGGGAGTACCCGAACCTCATCACGCGCGAGGGCGTGGCGGGCATGGAGCAGTCCAAGTGGTCCGTCCTGAGCGACCCCGAATACTGCACCGCCATCCCCTTCATCCGCATGTTCGCCGGGCCGATGGACTACACCCCCGGCGCGATGCGCAACGCGCAGAAGGACGTCTTCACGGCGAATTTCGACCTGCCGTCCAGCCTGGGCACGCGGTGCCACCAGCTCGCCATGTACACGGTGTTCGAGAGCCCCCTGCAGATGCTCAGCGACAGCCCCAGCGCCTACGACGAGAACCCCGAAAGCCGGGACTTCATCGCCGCGGTGCCCGTCACGTGGGACGAGACGCGCGCGCTGGACGGCCGGGCGGGCGACTTCGTGGTGGTGGCGCGGCGAAACGGGGAGCGCTGGTGGCTCGGCGCGATGACCGACTGGGACGCCCGCGAGGTCACCGTTCCCCTGTCCTTCCTGGGCGCGGGGGAGTGGAAGGCCGTGCTGTTCGAGGACGGCCCCGAGGCCGCCGTGAAAGGCACCAGCCACACGCGCTCGGAAAGGGCCGTGTCGGCGTCGGACACCCTTACCCTGAAACTCGCGCCCGGCGGCGGATTCGCGGCCCGCTTCGAGCGCCCCTGACACCGGCATGGCGGCGCGGCGCCGGCGTGCCCGCAGGATGAAGGCATGGGAATGGATGACGTCACTGTAAAGGCCGCCCAAACGGACGAGGAACTGCGCCAGGCCAACGAGCTGATGGCCAAGGCGCATTTCGCCGACTATTGGGAGGGGGCGGAGTGGGTGAACACCGTCGGCATGACCTATCCGGGGTTCAAGCGGGAGCACATCCGCATCGCCCTCCACCGGGGGCAGGTGGCCGCCGCGCTGCGGATGACCACCGACACCATCCGCGTGGGCGAGGCGCGCCTGAAAATGGCCGGGTTCGGCTGCGTCACGACGGACAAGGCCTACCGGCGGCGCGGCCTGACCAGCCTGGTCATGGACGACGCCATGCGCCATCTGCGCGCCCACCGTTTCCACACGGCCATGCTGTTCGGCATCCCGGACTTCTACCACCGCTGGGGCTTCGCCACGGCCCTCGCGGAGTATTCCACCACAATCACCCTGCGCGACGCGTCGCCGGAGGCCTCGCCCGCCTGCCGCATCCGGAAGATCAAGCCGGGGGACATCCCCGCCGTGCAGCGGATGCACGCCGCAAACGACGAGGAGACCGCCTGCTCGCTGGTGCGGAGCGCCGCGCACATCAGCAACCAGTGGACGCGCTGGGAGAAAGCGCGCGTCCTGATTGACGAACAGGGCAAGGTCACCGCCTACCTGCGGGGGCGGCCCGACGGAACGGACTACGTCGTGGACGAGGCCGGGGTCGCGGGGTATGACGCGTGCCCGGCGCTCATCCGCGCGGCGGCGCGGCTGGCGCGGGCGGAGTGCGCCGGCCGGGTGAAATTCCTCGCGCCGCCGAGCCATCCGGTGATCCGCCACCTCCTGGCCTTCCGCGCGGACCACGCCATGCGCACCGACCGCAACGCCAACGGCATGCTGGCGGTGGTGGACACGGGGGAGGCGCTGGAGTCGCTCGTGCCGGAGTGGGAGCACCTGCTGGCGGGGGGGACCGGCGGAGACGCGGAGGTCACGCTGGTGGTGGACCGCACCCCCTGGCGCGTCCGCGCGCGCCGGGGCGCGGTGGATGTCTCCGCTGCCTCCGGCCGCTGCAAGGTCTCCCTGAACGGGCGCGAACTGGCCCAGCTGATCGCGGGGTTCCGCCATCCGGAGGAAATCCTGCACGACCGCCTGCCCTTTTCCCGGGGCGGCGGGGCCGCATTCCTGAAAACCCTGTTTCCGAAGCGGGTGCCGTTTGTGTGGGCCGCCGACCGCTTCTGAAGGCGCGCCAAAGGAGTCAAGAAGATGCAATTCGGCCGGGTGCTCTGGAACGGAACCCCCGTGATCGCGGCCCCGCTGGGGGACCGCTGGTTCAATTTCACCGTGGCGGCGGCGCGGGCGCTGCCCAAGGACGGCCTCCCGTTTTCGGACGGAATCCGGGATGTGGGCGACCTCATCCGGTCGGGACGTTTCACGCCGGAGACCTACCGGCGGGTGGCGGACCGCATGGAGGGCCGGGATGCTTTTGAGGACTGCTGGTTTCCCGGCGTGCCCGCGTTCACGCTTCCCTGGCGGCCCGGAAAGGTCATCGCCATCGGAAGAAACTACGCCGCGCACGTGGCGGAGTTCGACAACCAGCTTCCGGAGGAGCCGGTCTTCTTCTCCAAGGCCAACTCGGCCTGCATCGGGCCGGGGGAGCCGGTGCGCTTTGACGCGTCGCTGGGCCGGGTGGACCACGAGGGGGAGCTGGGGGTGGTCATTGGCAGGCGCGCCTGCCGGGTGTCCGAGAAGGACGCGATGGCGCATGTGGCGGGGTACACGCTGGTCAACGACGTGACGGCGCGGGACATGCAGCGTGCCGCCATGGCGGAGGGCAACCCGTGGTTCTGCGCGAAAAGCGTGGACACCTTCTGCCCCCTCGGCCCCGTGGTGGCGATGCCGGAGCTCTTTTCGGAGCCGGTGGAGACGCCGCTGGAGGTGCGGGTGAACGGGGAGACCAGGCAGCAGAGCGACACGGGCCGGCTGATCTTCGGCATTCCCCGCCTGATCGCGGCGGTGTCCCGATTCATCACGCTGGAACCGGGCGACCTGATCTCCACGGGAACCCCGGAGGGGGTGTCCGCCCTGAAGGACGGCGACGAGATGGAGGTGCTGAACCC
It contains:
- a CDS encoding GNAT family N-acetyltransferase, producing MGMDDVTVKAAQTDEELRQANELMAKAHFADYWEGAEWVNTVGMTYPGFKREHIRIALHRGQVAAALRMTTDTIRVGEARLKMAGFGCVTTDKAYRRRGLTSLVMDDAMRHLRAHRFHTAMLFGIPDFYHRWGFATALAEYSTTITLRDASPEASPACRIRKIKPGDIPAVQRMHAANDEETACSLVRSAAHISNQWTRWEKARVLIDEQGKVTAYLRGRPDGTDYVVDEAGVAGYDACPALIRAAARLARAECAGRVKFLAPPSHPVIRHLLAFRADHAMRTDRNANGMLAVVDTGEALESLVPEWEHLLAGGTGGDAEVTLVVDRTPWRVRARRGAVDVSAASGRCKVSLNGRELAQLIAGFRHPEEILHDRLPFSRGGGAAFLKTLFPKRVPFVWAADRF
- a CDS encoding fumarylacetoacetate hydrolase family protein, with protein sequence MQFGRVLWNGTPVIAAPLGDRWFNFTVAAARALPKDGLPFSDGIRDVGDLIRSGRFTPETYRRVADRMEGRDAFEDCWFPGVPAFTLPWRPGKVIAIGRNYAAHVAEFDNQLPEEPVFFSKANSACIGPGEPVRFDASLGRVDHEGELGVVIGRRACRVSEKDAMAHVAGYTLVNDVTARDMQRAAMAEGNPWFCAKSVDTFCPLGPVVAMPELFSEPVETPLEVRVNGETRQQSDTGRLIFGIPRLIAAVSRFITLEPGDLISTGTPEGVSALKDGDEMEVLNPVLGVLANPVRVAADR
- a CDS encoding glycoside hydrolase family 97 protein: MFGRLRWTAWTKWTLWTAAVAGMLLLPAIAGAESVSSPDGRITVEVGVEKQLTWSLTVDGKQVVSPSPLALKLYKGKTLGAKPKMREVATASVDETITPVVAEKRAVIPNKYNELRVAFAGDYTLAVRVFDDGAAWRFETALDGDIVVEDETASFVFPGDFTMMRTKTKTVQTSFEAPYTTQKLSEWTDDELAFAPLLVRVDGGPALVLTESDLYSYPGMFLARDKQDATTLRGHFAPYPKKEVPFRDRYIRVREAEPFIAKTAGTRTFPWRVVGVARRDAELIENDMVYRLNRPCALADTSWIKPGKVAWDWWHANQMWNVDFTPGVNTATYKRYIDFAAANGLEYAILDEGWSDTRDVTKLSPEVDLLELIRYGKEKNVGLVLWCVWCTLDRQRDAFLSQLEEWGVKGVKVDFMDRDDQIIVEFYERMAKATAAHHLLLDFHGAFKPTGLRREYPNLITREGVAGMEQSKWSVLSDPEYCTAIPFIRMFAGPMDYTPGAMRNAQKDVFTANFDLPSSLGTRCHQLAMYTVFESPLQMLSDSPSAYDENPESRDFIAAVPVTWDETRALDGRAGDFVVVARRNGERWWLGAMTDWDAREVTVPLSFLGAGEWKAVLFEDGPEAAVKGTSHTRSERAVSASDTLTLKLAPGGGFAARFERP
- a CDS encoding alpha/beta fold hydrolase — translated: MSGSVPVQVCEFGPKDGLPLVLLHGFLGHGGNWEEAAALLAPHGVRVLAPDLPGHGGTEFPDGLDWAGAVRLLDAAVAGRVAPPWHLGGYSLGGRLALQWALDFPEHVLSLTLESCSPGIADADGRAARRAADAALAARLEQAVWEDGACEAFLREWYTQPLFASLAEKPVLFERVILSRLASWPNAPGAALRAFGRGIQPSLWDALSRTASPALLITGAHDSRHGGILREMAARLAGAALEVLPDCGHAAHLEAPAAFAEKVSGFVCRRGA
- the menD gene encoding 2-succinyl-5-enolpyruvyl-6-hydroxy-3-cyclohexene-1-carboxylic-acid synthase codes for the protein MTDKNTGLENLRRADRLVAELVAGGVRLFCASPGARSAPLAVAAARHPGAELVVHPDERGAAFFALGWAKAAGCPAALVCTSGTAAANCLPAVVEAAMARVPLVVLTADRPPELLRRGANQSIRQQNLFGDYPRMSVTLPCPDDPSPEAHTAGVAAHALHLARRSPAGPAHLNCMFREPLLPEPEDTPPWTPSGEAPQTRWHRAEETVDEATEAWLLEHLSNVRRGALVVGALDSPAETAAALVLARALQWPVLADVTSGLRLGAHGAPLVAHYDQMLLSERFQEAFAPECVLHLGGPLVSKRLLGHLARVRPEYITVAGHPENQDPACLVQQRLDVDAASFCRWLAPPAKFFPKSPWAEPLCALSARTADGIAEWHAEQRTLTESGTALELSRACPEGHLLFLGNSMPVRDMDMYGAARDGAGPRVLANRGASGIDGCVASALGASRGAGLPTTALLGDLAALHDLNSLLLARETAAPFRLVVVNNDGGGIFSFLPASRHEDHFEKCFAAPHGLRFGYAARLFGWDHEAPGTPETLRDLLAAAPPSAGPQLVELRTDRAENAAGHGALQRMLAERVDASLAEMGGL
- a CDS encoding isochorismate synthase, giving the protein MDTAPLTELAPALSALDGAVRAAAPGRPSPGRLVRVEVPAPPVCPLEWLAAQSSVTRYYWRDRAGLFENAGLGEADVASPADGPETPSELFAHLRRHLPEGPGEGRYYGGFRFQPGNGRPTQWREFLGYRFVAPLLELHRKRGRTTLAATLRADDRGSLRGAADAARAALAAVGLMEPERPSPPRVLSREDLPDRAHWEKMVARALAAFDRGKLEKVVLARETRFTTDRELDPVAVLRRLVRSTRHSFCFCFHPARDRAFLGASPERLLRRSGRLLESEAVAGTCPRDADPEADASLAEALLASEKDRREQGLVTAALRAVFDRLCGAVEADPEPGLLTLLHCRHLRTRISGMLRENADDGALLEAFHPTPAVGGTPRDRALDWIAREEPFDRGLYAAPVGWVARDGLEFCVAIRSGLVRGDTLTVYNGAGVVPGSVPAEEWAEIETKMRNFLRVLRHDGQEHGA